In the Drosophila teissieri strain GT53w chromosome 3R, Prin_Dtei_1.1, whole genome shotgun sequence genome, ccatcaccatcaccatcatcataatcatcatccTCATTGTAGCCATAGTCGTCGCCATCAGGGCAGCCAAATTATGCTAATTAGATTAAAGCATAATTTCATGCAACTtgcagtcacagtcacagtcacagctCCACTCCAAGTGAAGTCCGCTTTGGTCCTTTGTGTCTGGCATcctggctgttgttgttgagtaCTTTCGCCAAAGGATGTGTCAATTTGTCCCCTGCCGATGCAGGATAATGTGATTATGAAAGAGGAATAATGTTCGCCAGATAAAACgtatttaatattatagtttTAGGAAAGTATAacgatatattatataaagtGATCATTACATCATTTCACTTAGGGTAACTTCACCCTTTTCTTCACCCGCCGAATGGCCAGACAGTTTCcattgcaaattgatttgcgCATCCCATTTTCTCGCCAAACTAAAGTTCATTTCGCCAAAGTTCTGCTAATGTGTCAGTGGAAAACAAATGATTGCAGACGAAAACTAGAGGATAAGTTGGAAAACGCTGCGAGCTTCCATAATGCCATCAAAGGTCAACACTTGATAAATAGTTGCAGCCCGGCGAATCCTTGGCGATTCATAAGCGAACGCAAAGCGGaaacggatgcggatgcggatacggAAACGCAAGCGAAAGCAATAATAAACTTAGCAATCAACTGTCAGTGCGTAATGGAAACTGCAGTTTTTCGACTGCGCCACTCCCTGGGAAAATGCAGTCGAGGAAGACAAATGATTAGCCGGGACTCACGTGCTCCACGACGGAGCACCGACCGGatctggaactggaactgggtTATGTTCGGGCCAGCGCGTGATCTTTGGCATATGTCGGCGTGCACGGTGCACCGATATATATCCATGCATATCTATGGCTCTGGGTAAGTGGGCCGTAGGGCCCGTCAGCCAGGTAAAAACAGGAAACAACTTTTgaccatttttcaaatttcacCAATGCCCCTGCCCGCCTCCCCGCCTCCCCTCCTCGCTGCATGCGCTGGATTTCGGTGAGCAATTTCAATATGCTCGGCACGTTTCCGCACGGCAGAAGCAGCCAGAGGAGCAAGAGGAGCCAAAGGAGCCAGAGGAGCAAgagaagcaggaggagcagtTGCTGTTTAcggccatctccatctccgtctccgtcccgtgcccggccacgcccatcggACGGGCCAGGTCGTAAAGTGCCCGCCACGAGTATTTACTCAGGGCCCTGGAGTTGAGTAATGATGACCatgatgcagcagcaggagcagcaaagGATCGGGGGGCGCGGGGCAGGAGGGGGCAATATGCTCGGGGCTGACGCTTATGCAAATATGAACAACACATGCCGGAGATGCTTTCAACTCGGTACAAGGCTCCCATTCAAATGGCTCCTCTGGAAATCATGTCCTGGCAGCGGGTCAGGCGCAGATTACCTGATGCACTATCCAAGGCTAGCCGAGTGGGGCTGCAAATTATATTATTGTGGGATAAAAATAAGAGCTCTCTTAAGATGATATGACAGACAGTATAACCCTAAAATATTGCTTCAATTTTTCAATCGAAAATGTAGGCATTTCTAGATGAAATTCGGAAGACCACCAGCACTTCCATGGCAATCCAATTAGATTAATGCAGGgaaatataaacaattatGACTCCCATGATTGTTTTTCAATGGATGACGACACGCGGCCTGTCTCCTGGTTGTCACCCCTGCCTGCCCCGCCTGCCCTGCCCGCCCTGTCTCCCTTGCCACCCCCTCGATCATAAATCAGCAATGTTGTGTGTCcaaatatgaatttaattaaaggtCTCTTTATGACAACAAGCGGCGTCTGGGTCGTGTGCTCGGGTCCACTTTAAAATATTACCAATATTGTCAGCTCTTCTCGGTGCGACCTCCGGCTCCTTCCGCTTTCCCATGCATTAGGCTTATTAGAAGGACACGcgttcgggttcgggttcgcGTTTGCCGGGGGGCACATGAAGCAAATGGGGCAATGTGCAGCGCATGCAACTTTCGGTTGTCAAGGTTGGTGGCCGCCTGTCACTGGAGGATGGGACAGCAACATACCCACCCCAGGACACGTTTTATTTGCCGCAAACAGTTCACGCATCAAAGGACCTGCAACGCATCCTTCGGAGAGGTGGTTGCCACGAGTGATTCCGATTCGTGGAGTGAAGGTACACAAGGGAAAATAaggttaatttatttaatatcatCAAATATTGGACAGATCAAAGGGAGGCTCTTCCCTTGATAATAAACGTCAAGCAGAATGTGTGGTACTCCAGTTATAGCCACCTTTTAACTAACAGTGCAATTTTTGCCTGTGTATTATCTAGTTGGTCTAGATGGTCTAGACCACTCTGGCCCAGCTTCTTTTGATGATCTGTTTCCTTGGGCCATAATGCCGTCACAGTTCCAGTTGATGCATGCAAATCCCGATTATGCACAGGACACGCGTCACTAGGCATCACCCCTCTTCCCCCCGCCCCCTAGCCATTTGTATCCTTTTGGGCGTCACGTGCTTCTGCGACAATATGGCAACAAACGTTTGATTGTCAGGGCTACCCACATGCGTGGTGGATTTCCTTTTTACGCATTTACGCATTTCCATTGCGGCAGCAACTTTCCCGGAATTTATTGACGGGGAATGCCACTGCTTATAAACCGAAGTAGGAAGTCTGTTGCCATTAGATTCCAATCCGATTTGGAAGATACAATCGGACTTCAGCGGATCGAAGCACCTCCCGCCACCAGTGCAATTTCAGTTGATAGCACTAATTTTCGAATGGTTCTAAATGTGTAATCGGTTGCCTCTTCAATCAGAATTTCAATAAGAGATAGGTAGTGGTTCCTACTGGTATTCATTTCGCTTATTACCAAAAGCCCAAAATGCTACCTCCCGGCATTCAAGAGGTTAACAACTCTGTTTGGTCGCACCTTCGCATTGATGGCTGTCAACGGTGGACCACCAGCACTCGTCCTTTGTTTAGGCAATGCCCGAGAACGCTTGCaaattataaatcaaaagtgacttttaattaaaagttcaaGCCTCTGTGGCAACAGGCCAGGGGGAGGAAGGGGAGGATGTGGTTGCTGGGAAAGCCCGGCTAAGATGCTGACGCCAAATGTCGTTCGTCCGCCggattaattttgttttgccagcGCACCCTCATAAAtcacaaaaagcgaaaagagcAAAAGTCGGGGGACGAGGGTTGAAGTTCACGACGCAGACTGCCAGTATATTAATTGAAGGTGCAAATGCGACGTACTCGCACCCTCGAAGACCGGGCGAAACAGACAGCTACTGAgaatggaaaacaataaaggatgaggatgagagTGAGGACTACAAATGCAAAATACGCAACAGTTTCATTTAAGTTGGAGTTTTTCATGTTCGCCCAGGGAATCGCCGTCGCCACAAAGGAGCGGATGTCTCGATTGCAGTCGTCGGAACATAAAACCCACTTGGCCACATTTTCACCCCTCGGGCAGGGTTGTTTTCCCACTTCCCCAATTTCCAAGGACTCGCCGTTGTCTTGACGGCCTTTCGCCTTCCGCCCGCCGCCTTCCTCTTCGATGGTGGTGTCAAGTTCGTTTTGCGCCGTCAAGTTGAATTATCATAAGTAATAATCATAGCCCAAATATCCGGGGCAGCAGGCACAAGGTGCACCGAGGGGATGGGCGGtcgcttgttttgttttcctggGCGGGCAAGGGGTTCTCCTCATTGGGGAGTTTTTTAGCAAGACGCTCAGTTAATTGCGCGACTCTCGGGTCTTTACTGCGATTGCAGGCCAATCTGGGGTGGCTGGAGTGCCACTGGGCTTATGCGATAATTAACCGGGAGTTGCCAGCAGTATCTGCATAGTTACAACTGCATGGGCGACCTCTGTGCAACGTGCTCTTCGCCAGCGGTCGTCCGACGGCGACAAGTGTTAGTGCCCACTTCGGACCACGCCCACATGCCCATCTGGGCGGGAGTAGAGTGTACGTATGCCGggaaaggggaggggaggaCATGGACAGGGTTGCCAAAGCCAAACACCACAGCAATTGAATGCCAGTCACAAAAATGCAATCACAGTTTGACACAATTTTACCGAGGCGCCACTTCAACACGTTGCAGCTGCAATATCCTTACAGCTACAAAAGCCAGcccactcacactcgcacaagcacacacacacacatacgcacacaacTCTGCAAACAACACAATGACAACTCTTTAACGCAGTTAACTCGGCTGCGCTGCAGCGACAATCGATGTGATGCCGATGCAGAGTTATCCATTTGCAAGTACTCTACAGGGTATCGGGGGTAGCTACGCTGTGATAGGCCTTATCGGAAGAACTTCTGTGCGTAATCTCACTTTATAACACTTGATGATAACGCTATCTCGTTTGCCTACATGTgtcaatattaatataaataaataaacgttCAATATAGCGTTCAAACTAATTATATAACTCGATACGACAACGCTATCTTACATGATTGGTATTAACTCGGATCTGCACCTTCCCTTCTCTGGGTAATTAGTTTGATCTCCGACCCATATAAGTCATACTTACATCACAATCCATCCAGTCCAACTATATCAATCAACACTACTTAGGTATAGTCCTAACTTAACGGTTTCAGCATATTATCAATCACACCTGTTTTACGAGGTTTGAGTGGTTATCAGCCTAAGTATTTTGATTAGAAAGCTAATAGCTGATTAAAGCAAGGGATCTGGCTGAACAGGTGTCTGGTGCGTTTACATTTCAGTGCCTGATTTATGGAAATACGTAATTTATCTTGGCAATCAGGATTGAGATAATGTAATAAATTTCCAGAGGTTATAAACAGGTGAGACACTTTATAAACCCTAATTACCAGGTAAGTGCACCAATATATCATCAAGAAATTGTCTACATTTTGCTTGGTAAATCTGCAAGATCTTCCTCTTTTGGACAACTTCCCGCCTAGGAGCTCAGCTATCCGAGGGTATCGGGAGATGCCGTATCGCAGGACTTCTTTGGACTCCTTGGATGAGCGTGCTCGAGTGCAtttactcacacacacagtggcaggaacacaaacgcaaacacaaacacaaacagatgCCGCTGCcatttttgtctttttgttgttgtttgattGCGTTTTTATCTTCGTCAGTTCAGCAATGCCAGGATCTGGGGAAAAAGGAGGAGTGGCAAGTGCAGAggaagtgcaactgcaacattgGAAGTGAAAGGAAGGCGGTCGCAGCGATATTTTACTGCGACAACATTTCATCGCAAACATTGTGCAATTTCGCTTTAAGCGCCAATCGAATTTCACGTGATTTCTACAAGCAGTTCGCCAAACTTTTGACTTCTCTTCAGTGTCCGCAAAGCGATTTGTTCCCCACTTTTTGCAACCATTTAATAAACTTGCAAgataataatttgtttctgCTATCAATTTACCCCCTTATCAATTTACTCTCTGGCAAAATAACTATTCCGATTCTTTTACAACAAATGCTTAGTTATAAATGGGTAATTATGTTGAGGTATGAATTTGTTTACTCTGCAATGCAAACACTGCAAAGTCATAAAGCGAATACTCAAAGTTACCAGCCTGACCTGGTAGGCATTTAAAAATCTATGGGTGCGACTcgctttttgttctttttgctTCAAGACGAGAAAGCAATGTACTTGTGAAGTCCATAAAATCGGTACTTAAAAGAATTTGAAGTGAGCAATGATCGTTAAGATACACAGGAAGGAATAGAACGATATGGAGTTGTCTCATATATGTTCGTTTATTATCTGAagataataaataacttaCCAGCCagcattttatatttattcaattattcaTTTCACAAGGGAATAAAAGGTGTGCGAGAATTGAATGCGCATTTAGTTGTCTTAGCTTAAACGGGGCACACGGTTCGAAATGAAGGATCAAATATTCACCCGCTCGCTTTTACTCGCTCTTTGTATCTGCGGAATTGAAGCAATTGGATTGCCCAGGCTGCCCGAAAACTTACAGGATTTTAAATGTGAGGAAGACGATATAGGATTTAAGTTCAACTTAACAAGGGTAAGGAAAGTCCAGCGTTAAGCAACGTTTTACTAAACAAATATAATGGATATATACTAGATTCCCACACTAAAAACAGCTCTCTAATAATTAGCATCTCTTTCTCAGTTCGCCGGCGTCTGGTATGAGGCCctgcaaatgccaaatgttCCGGGAATGGAGTGCCTAAATGTCTCGATTCCCTCGGAGGTCAAGGACAATAATCTCACGTTGACTTTGAGCTACGTCACCATACTCAATACAAGTTGGACCCTCAGCAGGGAAGCCGTGAGCTTTCCATGGAACAACTCCACCCAGTACGGCATCTTCCATCCCGATGGGAGTGAGGTCTCCTACAAGCTGGTGACCACCGACTACGTTTCCATAGCCGTTGTCTGCGGCTACAGCAGTAGGGGATCCGCGATCCCCATCCTCAAGCTCTTCACTCGAGATCGCGAGGCCAGCGAGGAGATCGTCCAGCCGATCAACACCCAGGCCGAGGAATATGGGTATAGCTCCCTGATCTACTGGGAAAAGCAATCCCTTGAGGAGTGCAGGGAACCCAGTGGCCAAGCACCTTTGGCAGCTCTAGTGGGCTTAATCCTACTTTGTGGTTTATCTATTTGGGCGAGCTACTAGGATGAAAACAAGAAATAACGCTGTAGGCGGGTtgcccgactatcagatacccgttactcagctagtggaggTGCGtacgagaaatttcaacacttttCTCTGGCATATCTgtggaaattggcaaaaataaaaataaaatattatatatatataatataatattattgagtaatgggtatctggTAGGGTATCTCGACTGCAGCGGTCTCACTTATTTTCAACTATCGATAGTGCAAGTACGAGTTCTAAGAAAACAGGATATCAGCCTGTACAGGTGCACGTGTAAATGTAGATAAGCTGTAAGCCTTATCGGCGACAGTGAGTCATCGTATCATCATAATGGGTATCTGGTAGGGTATCTCGACTGCAGCGGTCTCACTTATTTTCAACTATCGATAGTGCAAGTGCGAGTTCTAAGAAAACAGGATATCAGCCTGTACAGGTGCACGTGTAAATGTAGATAAGCTGTAAGCCTTATCGGCGACAGTGAGTCATCGCATGTTGAAAATTGAATACTTGCCGCATTCGTATTCATTAATAAATCGGCACTACTGATAAGCACATCACTGGAGAGCCGAAAGCTTGGGAGGGATTGTTTAGTTGTCTGGGAATCGGCACCGCGAACGGATCGAAATGGAGGCTCAAACATATGTGTGCATGACTTTAGTTATCCTCTGCAGCTGTGGAGTTCCGCCGCAGATCGAAGCAATCCGGATGAGAATGCCCGTTTTGCCAGAGGCACTGAACTGCCGGAATGAGAGCATTGGATTTAACGTTAACCTGACGCGAGTGAGtgaaacaaatacaaatttgacTAATTTCCCTGGGAACTACTAGTTTTCCAAGGGTAGCTATGATTTTAAGTTGAAGTATATATTGAATACACTACCACTTAGCTGTCAGGTTACTGGTACGAGGCTGCCAGAGTGCCGAATGTCCAGGTGCTGCAATGCCTGAATGTCTCCGTGCCCGCTGAGATCGAGGAGGACACCCTCTCGCTGGACTTGAACTTCATCAGCACAGTGAACAATGGGTGGCAGTTCAGCGAGGAGTCCGTCGGGTTTCCCTGGAACAACTCCACCCAACACGGCATCTTCCATCTCCAGTACGATACGGTCACCGTCACCTACAAGCTGATGTTAACCGACTACGAAAACATTGCCTTCGTCTGCGGATTCGGGAGCATTTCGCCCGTTCCGCTGTTCAAGCTCTTCACCCGGGAACGGGAGGTCAGCCAGCAGATGATCGACTTCGCGGAGGAATATGCTGAGAAGCACGGCATGGGCAACCAGATCGCGTGGGAGAAGCAATCGCCGGGTGAATGCAGTGGATCCGGTGGACTGGCTGCCATGGGAACTCTGGTGGCTGCCATTGCAGTGCTCTGTTGTTTACGCTGGCGAAGTCAAATTTTTGCTTCGACTTTACTATTTGCATAGTGAATATGCCATTTTTCACTGCCACTATCAGTACAAACTCTTAtcaatgt is a window encoding:
- the LOC122620223 gene encoding uncharacterized protein LOC122620223; the protein is MKDQIFTRSLLLALCICGIEAIGLPRLPENLQDFKCEEDDIGFKFNLTRFAGVWYEALQMPNVPGMECLNVSIPSEVKDNNLTLTLSYVTILNTSWTLSREAVSFPWNNSTQYGIFHPDGSEVSYKLVTTDYVSIAVVCGYSSRGSAIPILKLFTRDREASEEIVQPINTQAEEYGYSSLIYWEKQSLEECREPSGQAPLAALVGLILLCGLSIWASY
- the LOC122620222 gene encoding uncharacterized protein LOC122620222; translation: MEAQTYVCMTLVILCSCGVPPQIEAIRMRMPVLPEALNCRNESIGFNVNLTRLSGYWYEAARVPNVQVLQCLNVSVPAEIEEDTLSLDLNFISTVNNGWQFSEESVGFPWNNSTQHGIFHLQYDTVTVTYKLMLTDYENIAFVCGFGSISPVPLFKLFTREREVSQQMIDFAEEYAEKHGMGNQIAWEKQSPGECSGSGGLAAMGTLVAAIAVLCCLRWRSQIFASTLLFA